From the genome of Malus sylvestris chromosome 13, drMalSylv7.2, whole genome shotgun sequence:
CgtaaaaaaaacagtaaaatttgtgttcatgtaattactaaattgcccataatttttatttatgtttagtTTTGATCAGAAAGTTGGAATGATAATATTATGAAGTTTTGGTTAAGAATCAGAATTCTATCAATATGTATATGTACTttagattattgttttattcAGATGTATGattgaaaactgaaaagaaaaaaatcaaagggCCCCTTAATCATTAGAAAAGACTGCATATTTTCGATTGTGACTGGGATGAGCGTGCAAGTGAAGGCAGAGCACATGAAAGCAACCTTGTGATGAAGAATTATGAGAAGCTGGAAGCCTCCAATATTCGTTACAACAGATATTGGTCTTGTTGCTCAATGCTTAGATCAATTAGCTTGTTCTGCTTTGGGGAATTAGTATGGTGAAGTGCGATCACCTACATGATTTATTTATGCGATATAGAATTCAATCTAATTTCGATATTATCTTTAACTTAACCATCAGTCCAACACAATCTGGTTCGTACACACCAGTAAACCATCTAATTATAGATTATTGCCGTACTTCTCCGATACATGTTTATAAACACCAAttaattgtaaattttttacttttttatatttgaacaaaattaattgtattttaaacttttattttttattggaagctttattgtaaaatataaatatgtaCAATATATTTCCTACTTATAATTGTTTGTGTAACGTTTGCTATGTTGCTTCATGGGGACATATGAAACTACAACTTGTTGAGATCACTTTCCCTCACAAAGAGTCCGTGGAAGCCATAAACaaatttattaattacattGGACTTTAAACATTGTACATCTTTTGGATGTCTAAAATAACCTATTTAAATgttataaattcattgcctaatataaaaaaacaaaaatgccTAAGGGCCCCACCAACTGAGACTGAAACCGGGGCTGTGAAGCCCACTTCTAAAATTTTAAGCTAGAAGGGTTGGaactaaaaaattgtttttgggctaaaacctaaattttttgggctaaatatttttaggttttaggtcatCATTGAAGATGGTCTAATATGCCAAATAAATTTATTACACATATTAGACCAACTCCAACCCTTGGAGTAAGTCCTAAATTTTCCCTTCTATTCCCCCTTGTTTCTCTCCAACCATTGTTCTAAAATTAGGTTAAGTGTTAAaacctataaataaataaaactcaaattctcCCAAAATTTAGCCCAAAAACTTGGTGGAGCCCAAAGAATATAGCCCACCCACATAGGGTTGTCTACCCTGATGTCTGATAGGTAACTAAGCCCAACGGCTCTTTTATGATTTGGCGGCCACAATCAGTTGGGCCATTGGTTCACCCAACGATCCACATtcaaactttcttttttttagttttatatttatatatttattgaatcaaacggctaaaatcaaatataatcaaatctaacaataaaaaaagatcTAGCTacccaaatttaaattcaacaactaaaataattaaaaaaaattatttaactcaaaattcacccaaaaactctataaatacatatgtatttgttcaaacatccacacaaaactcacttttctcctacaattcttccaatttttttttttttataccatcttccaaaaccatttcttcccatttacaattcttccaatctctatcatgtgtttcatattcttccatAGTATTTCATAAGTTTCATGTgtcgatttagtgatttttcaatatttattggaatttaaatatttataggtcaaaatgttcaaaaattaatttatgatagtctacataattttttttaaaagttaagttaaaaaaaaaagcctaaattcattctttaataatcttgggctaaaattttagagcATCCCCAATGGGGGCTTTATCCTCCATAAGGCTACCACATTTCTAGCCTTAGCAAGAAATTTCATCCCAAATGAGCCGGAAAATAGGGCTAGATCCACCACTGGGGCTAGCAACTTCCTTTCTTGGGTAGCAAAAAATCGAGCTACATCTAGCCCCAAAAAACAGTGGGTCTCACAAAAAAAGTAGCAACTCATGTGAACAAAATTCTATCACTCTCCCTCCACTTGTGAATACACTTATACtctccttttattatttttttaattcttgtttcttacttatttttcttgcaatttggctaattaatgattgttttaaatttcataagaattaaaatttcaaattgactTAACGTTTATGGGCATTGATgggtgaaattttcaaatattttttttcaaaatcatgatactaatatattaattggtGCTAGGTAATTTGTTGTGTTATAcgtgaaaatcaaattatttcagAGGGCGAAGTGGGGGTTTGTTTCTTTCAacggatgagattgagataaggGAATCTAATCCAACGAATGATTCATAATTGATGAAATCTAACTTTGTCACAATTTGAACTTTTTAGGTTGAAgggttcataaaaaaaaaattaagatagcacgttcaaaaatcaacttaagaaaaactaacacaaaaaataaaaaaataaaaaaattcatcgcttaatcaaattactacataaataaatatatatagcccCATATAGAGACCGGAAAATATAGCCCCTCATTGGGAGATATTCTTTTATAAAGCCCCAAAGATTCCTTGGAGCTTTAGAATGGGCTCTATCCATCACTTTTCCAGCCTCATATAGAGCCCCTCACTGGGGATGCTCTTAGGTCATAAGGGTTGGAGCAAAAAAGTTGTTTctgagttaaaacctaaattttctgagctaaaaattttaggttttactccaagggttggagatggtcttaggcaTGTTTTAGCtcattatttgtttttataggTGAATTTGTTTTGCATGTATTGTTAACTTATGTGCAAATAATTGATagatttttatgtaaaacataGGTGACTTAATTTTAAATCAAACAacatttttttatgttgtaggtaaattattttgcatggattcttacatatattaggcataattttttttatagtatatatatgtgtttaaatAATTTACCcacatttatatgtaaaatataattttcgtAACATTAACTTTGCATGTATAAGCATGTTTTTTAAcattcatttattttgtaggtaactTATTTTGCATTATGTTGGTAAGTAAGTAGGCAATGAATTTATATATTAGGCATATTAgctaatcattaaaaaaatatatatacataggtaaattaattagtacaaaaaTATAGTTAAATTTTGTACATATCATAAATggagggtgtattcaattgagattctaagaaattttaattcttttaataaatCTCAAAAAAAAGGTACGGATATTAAATCAAGATTTTAaatgattctctgaaattcaatgtgtattgaattagggttttaatatagtttattaaaatctttaGAAATCCCGgtgtatttaattagaatttcGAAATATTGATAACATTCcatgtgtattcaattgggaattcattttatataattttaaaaagttgaggaatttgagggaattagagagatttcgtagtgtattttaaacaTTCACAAATCCCGCTTCTTCTCTTGAGATTtcaagggaattgaatcaaaattttacatgcaatctctacaaatcaattaaactctatCAGAATTCATAGATTTATGAAATCCATTAAATAATGTTTTTCAAACTATACTGATGTGCTGAGCAATAATGATGAATGAAGTCAAAGCCTTGGAGAAACTATAGTTTTTCAAACTAGTTTCTCGCAACCATCACATGAAAATAATGTTGCAGAGGGTCATCAAATAAATGAACCACAAcaagatggaccaatagtttaACATGATGCTGATGAGTTGCAAATTGCCTTGGAAGCACCAAGAAGAGCCTCATAAAGAATTTGCAGATCAACGATTCCAGAAGATTATATCACTTACTTTTGTGAAGTTGAGCATGATGAAGGTATAATGACTGATCCAGCaacttgcatgcatgcatgaagtTATAAAAGTGAAAACTCTCTATCATGGCAGCGAACAATGGAAGAGGAGATAGGGTCTATGCATTCTAATCAGGTGTGGACCCTTGTAGAGAAGACATAATCTATGATACCCATtggatgcaaatgggtgtacAAAACTAAGAGAGATTCGAAAGAGAAGGTTGAAAGGTTCAAAGCAAGATTGGTAGCTAAAGGCTTCATTCAAAGGGAAGGGGTAGACTATAATGAAACATTTTTTCCCGTGTCGTCCAAGGATTCCCTGCGGATAATCTTAGCACTCGTGGCACACTTTGACTtggaacttcaccaaatggaCGTCAAAACGGTGTTTCTAAGTGGTGACTTGGaaaaggaaatttatatgaacCAACCTCCTGGTTTCATTGAAAAGGGTAAAGAACACCTAGTTTGCAGATTAAGCAAGTTTATATATGGTCTGAAACAAGCATCGAGGCAGTGGTttatgaaatttgatgaaaaggtAACTCATATTGGCTTCACTGAGAATAAGGTTGATGATTgcatttattttaaaaacattggTTCCAAGTTCATTTTCCTTATACTTTACGTTGACGATATACTTCTTGCAAGCGATGATTTGAACCTATTGCTTGAAACCAAGTTGTTGTTGTCAAACACCTTCGATATGAAAGACTTGGGGATGCCTATTTTGTTCTCGGCATAGAGATTAAAGGAGACAGGTCAAGAAACTTACTGGGGATTTCGCAAAGGTCATACACTGAGAACATATTAAAACATTTCAACATAGAAGGATGTTCAAGAGGAGAAGTCCCGATGAGCAAAGGTGACAAATTGAACAAGGAGCAATGTCCTAAGAATGACTTGGAGAGGAAAACCATGTTGAACAAACCCTATGCTTCATTGGTGGGGAGCTTGATGTATGCTCAGGTTTGTACTAGACCTGACTTAGCTTAATTAATGTACTTGGGAGGTATCAATCGAATCCTGGAGAACAACATTGGGTGGCAGCTAAGAATGTAATGAGATATTTGCAAAGAACAAAATCACACATGCTTGTGTATGGAAATAGTAAAAAGCTGGAAGTGGTAGGGTACTCTGATTCGGATTTTGCAGGCTGCACAGATGATAGAAGGTCCACAAGTGGTTATTTGTTCTTCATGGCTGAATGAGTCATCTCGGGGAAaagtgcaaaacagaaaacactTGCAACATCGACCATGCAAGCTGAATATGTGGGTGTAAAACTTAGTCTTGTCTTATTTGCTTTGTAGTTATTTATTGCAATAGATGAATTCTAAATTTATTTCATGTACTGCTTTTGTTTGAGCTAGTAATCATTAATGAGACTTGGCTGAAAAGCTATGATCATATATGTGATATTTCTGCAATGAAGCTTGATTGTTTTAAAAGCTTTTCAGGTCGCTATTTGATCCTACTTTTCAGCATGCAGAAAAGTTGAAGTTGGATTGTTGCTAACTAAGGCAACGTTAAGGTAATGGGAAAACTAGTGGGAGCATACAGTAAAGCTCTCTTATAGCTAACATGTATAAGCATCATACGTGAATAATTGCATGTTATAGTGATTTTAGAGTGGCTGCACCATTTTGTGCAAACTTTTCTGAAGTTCTATGACTTGAGTCATTCATGGTGGATGTGTGAGGAtgtgtttgtttatttattaacTCATGTGATCACTAAGGAACTGTTGTTAGTAGAAACATTGCTCAAAACAAAGACGATGAGTTTAGGTCCAAATGGAAGAATGTTGGAACCCTATTGGACTCTAAACTAATCTCATTCGTGTTTTGAGTTTAGTGGAAACTAAGAACGGTTAGAGTTAATAGGTGAATAAACTTCTTTCCTTTAAAGTAGGACATTAAGGGTTAAACATGTTTGTGAGTGGATATCCCACGTTGGAGCACTATAGACGTGTGTTTTGAACAAACTGTTTTCCTTGATAAGAGGAAATGGTTATGGTTGCACGTTTATAAAAGGATAAGTCCCTGCTCAAGAGGAACGTGTTTGCATAGCCATATTCTACAAAGAACATAAGGTCCTCCTTGAGTAGaagatttccttttcttttcccagTGATCAATGGCTTCACAAGGTCTGAACTCATATCACAATACTTGATGCACATTCGTAATCTATGTTTGCAGCTATATTAAATTCCAACACTCAATGCTTAGATCAATTAGCTTGTTCTGCTTTGGGGAATTAGTATGGTGAAGTGCGATCACCTACACGATTTATTTATGCGATATAGAATTCAATCTAATTTCGATATTATCTTTAACTTAACCATCAGTCCAACACAATCTGGTTCATACACACCAGATAGGCCCAGTAAACCATCTAATTGTAGATTGTTGTCATACTTCTCCGATACATGTTTATAAACACCAAttaattgtaaatttttttatttttttatatttgagcaaaattaattgtattttaaactcttattttttattggaagCTTTATTGCAAAAGATAAATACGTACAATATATTTCATACTTATAATATAATTGTTTGTGTAACGTTTGCTACGTTGCTTCATGGGGAAATATGAAACTACAAATTGTTGAGATCACTTTCCCTCACAAAGAGTCCGTGGAAGCCATAAGGCACCCGCCGGGGCATCCTCACAGCAGCCACAATGTCAAGCTGAGGAGACTTTGCATCCATCACCAAGAACCTCGATTCCCCGGCCTTCTCATCGTGAACATACGACACCAAAAACCCGTTGTCCTCGTCCGCCTCAGGATTCTCGGGCTCTCTGGCCACGAAAAACGGCTCGCCCCCGTAGCACCCCGGCCCAAACATCCTGCTGGCCACAATACACTCCTTGTGCTCCACATTGGACACATCCAATTTTACAACTCCTGATATCTTAGGCATGGGATCACCCTCAGCTGCATACACATACTTATTCTTCCTCCCCAGGTAAGCCGGATTGATCACGGCGAAATCCAGATTTCTGGTCGAAATCGGCTGCCTCGTCACAATCCCCGTTTTGAGATCAATCCGAACCTTCTCAACCAAGCAATGAACAAGATCCACCCTCTCCAGTACGTGCTCTGCTGACAAAACGTTTGGTGCCACCATCACAATAGCATCGTCCTCATCCCATGCATTGGTGGCGTGTACGCCGTTGAAACCCGGCACCTCAAACCACCTCATCTCCGACTCGTCCTTTGCGTACCgcggaatcactccaattcttGGCACTTTCGAGGGGTCCAAACCAAATGGGGTGGCTCGTTTAGTGATCATGTCAATAAGGTTCAACCCAATTTGTATGTCAGCAAATATGGCATGTTTTTTGGTGATTGCAAAGTCATGGAGGAACGTTGGAGTGACCATGGAGAATATCGGAACGTCCGGCTGCTTCACGCCATTCGAATCGAAGCGGAAGTAGGTTAGAAACGGCCGTATAAAGCCATAGCGGAAGGCGAAGGCCTCCCCCGTGTCAGGGTCTATCTTGGGATGAGCTGTCATGTTCATGGAGAGCTTGCCATCGAAATCATGGCGTCCCAGAGTTTCGATATCTCCGTTGGACGTCAGGCGGAGGGAGTAAGGGAGATCGGACTCGCCGAGAGCGTAAAGTCGGTCGCCAAAGAAGGCCAAACTTGTGTTTGCAAGACCAATGCCATTTGCAGGATTGTATTGGCCTGTAAACAAAGTAACGGTGAATCATTTGATAGTAATACTAAATgaaagattaaaataaaaatataattaatttaattttgttatgACACTTATGTACTTGGTAATGTTGTACTAAGTATGAGAAATtactcctttttcttttgtgctcATCCTTTTAACTTTTGGATGGAATAGACCAAAGAAAAATTGAGGAACAAAAGAAACAGGAGATGTGCAGTAACAAAAAAGATTATTACTACAATTATCATGGATTTGTACTATTTATTAGGGCCCACAAATGTATATGCATCTCATTTTTATTAGAGAGTTAATAAATAATGATATAAATAGATAGTAAGAATAAcaattt
Proteins encoded in this window:
- the LOC126595095 gene encoding probable carotenoid cleavage dioxygenase 4, chloroplastic encodes the protein MDAFSSSFLSAFPAFSTPKLSSISSIRMEERPSSKPPASRPPPSQQPPRTTPPPPLAAKADHALQNNASTFTAAKQTVSALPAVIFNALDDFINSFIDPPVKPSVDPRHVLSHNFAPVEELPPTECEIIHGSLPPCLDGAYIRNGPNPQYLPRGPYHLFDGDGMLHSVRISGGRAVLCSRYVKTYKYTVERDARHPILPNFFSSFNGLTASATRGALSAARVLTGQYNPANGIGLANTSLAFFGDRLYALGESDLPYSLRLTSNGDIETLGRHDFDGKLSMNMTAHPKIDPDTGEAFAFRYGFIRPFLTYFRFDSNGVKQPDVPIFSMVTPTFLHDFAITKKHAIFADIQIGLNLIDMITKRATPFGLDPSKVPRIGVIPRYAKDESEMRWFEVPGFNGVHATNAWDEDDAIVMVAPNVLSAEHVLERVDLVHCLVEKVRIDLKTGIVTRQPISTRNLDFAVINPAYLGRKNKYVYAAEGDPMPKISGVVKLDVSNVEHKECIVASRMFGPGCYGGEPFFVAREPENPEADEDNGFLVSYVHDEKAGESRFLVMDAKSPQLDIVAAVRMPRRVPYGFHGLFVRESDLNNL